A window of uncultured Methanobrevibacter sp. genomic DNA:
ATATAAAGCCAAATATGGTGATTCTAATAAAATTCCAACTAAAACAGAATTAAATCAATTCTTAAACGAATCCAAAAAAGAGTTACCATACTTGATGGAAACAGAGTCCACCAGTCTTCAACAGGCACGTGATGATTTGCATAAAGCGTTTAAAAACAGTTTTAAAAGCAAA
This region includes:
- a CDS encoding helix-turn-helix domain-containing protein, with translation MGEYIRGVVVKLHLTPEQEVMFKQNYGCTRKTHNELLNKYKAKYGDSNKIPTKTELNQFLNESKKELPYLMETESTSLQQARDDLHKAFKNSFKSK